Proteins co-encoded in one Garra rufa chromosome 21, GarRuf1.0, whole genome shotgun sequence genomic window:
- the kiz gene encoding centrosomal protein kizuna encodes MAFCNTEYFDQIGNIQKSMHERERRRHELEEKLFAYLRSEERLTKLKCAKMRCYYKELHEREQQAKTRNLELLGNVENLASKMKEFSIDCSRLLQKRLEYKNHITRLKKDRKKMGSRGESEADELQSRFQLPSTQGSSQTAVIFTGHQTSNGSSRNDGVTTTRSPSQTELIPNHPLLSPLQSGLCMHSHVSKASGTAILSDDILNSGDFLEGRHLSDVHEKQMESDWDISQRARERHRWEELNSPRTTLKEAEVSSQSVTAKKPEDIVPLKRCPTRSPSPDTTDPRDFSQYMNSGEDEGVSAEDEGDSTPRHQDLSDHTNRRHLALRGDDVIHEKSVIPIQTNSGTHEQVNRRESGRPDCLQSPNRLSLEGFCHLLDSIERHLSAKDVNLYRSTVNEQKRDDIISICGQCGRLDGVELHACGAVVLQQLPLLSCSLSHGCLLPNDLINTHWSSATKPEQIRSCLSAESALLWDCCFRHFLQLQQQKILSTDQIIQLFTPLLVPNNATYTEKAGELLKRLLSHESETHQPSESELSSSCSLPSLLDDSVEIKPARPSKTNEQIVGTQGIQSAEEDSADQSPVESIPIRETKAYQLLKQSVAQERQWSDSSEEVSEPSDINKLERSEVLRDSLTKNSQKTAKSKAFSAVQSKAFWGESDDSNSEIEMALRPQSRNTSSHDFDDFYD; translated from the exons ATGGCTTTCTGCAACACCGAGTATTTCGACCAAATAGGGAATATTCAAAAGAGCATGCACGAACG ggaGAGAAGAAGACATGAGCTGGAAGAAAAACTGTTTGCTTACTTAAGATCAGAGGAAAGATT GACTAAGTTGAAGTGTGCCAAGATGCGCTGCTATTACAAGGAGCTGCACGAGAGAGAGCAGCAAGCAAAGACACGCAACCTTGAGCTTCTTGGGAATGTTGAGAACTTGGCATCAAAAATGAAAGAATTCTCCATTGATTGTAGCAGGCTGCTTCAAAAGAGG TTGGAATACAAGAATCATATTAccagactgaagaaagacaggaaGAAAATGGGGAGCAGGGGGGAATCAGAAGCGGATGAG CTCCAGAGCAGGTTCCAGCTTCCCAGCACACAGGGATCATCACAGACTGCTGTCATCTTCACGGGTCACCAGACCTCCAACGGCTCATCAAGAAATGACGGCGTCACAACCACACGTTCACCATCTCAGACAGAGCTGATACCTAATCATCCTTTACTCTCTCCTCTACAAAGTGGCCTTTGTATGCACTCCCATGTTTCAAAAGCCAGTGGCACTGCCATTTTATCTGATGACATTCTAAACTCAGGTGATTTCCTTGAGGGCAGACATTTGAGTGACGTGCATGAAAAGCAGATGGAGTCTGATTGGGACATCTCTCAGAGGGCAAGAGAGCGGCATAGATGGGAAGAACTAAACTCACCTCGCACGACCCTGAAGGAAGCTGAAGTGTCCTCTCAATCTGTGACCGCAAAGAAGCCTGAAGACATTGTGCCATTAAAGCGGTGTCCGACCCGCAGTCCTTCCCCAGATACCACTGATCCAAGAGATTTCTCACAGTACATGAACTCTGGTGAGGATGAGGGAGTGTCTGCAGAGGATGAAGGCGACTCCACGCCAAGACATCAAGATCTTTCAG ATCACACGAACAGGAGACATCTTGCTTTGAGAGGAGATGATGTAATTCATGAGAAGAGTGTAATACCCATTCAAACCAACAGTGGCACACACGAGCAGGTCAACAGACGGGAATCTGGAAGGCCTGACTGTCTCCAGTCCCCCAACAG GCTCTCCTTGGAAGGATTTTGTCATCTTCTGGACAGCATTGAGCGTCATCTCAGCGCTAAAGACGTGAACCTCTACAGAAGCACAGTCAATGAGCAGAAACGCGATGATATCATCAG TATATGTGGTCAGTGTGGGCGTCTGGATGGTGTGGAACTGCATGCGTGTGGAGCTGTGGTTCTGCAGCAACTGCCCCTGTTGTCCTGCAGTCTGTCTCATGGATGCCTCTTACCCAATGATCTGATCAACACTCACTGGTCGTCAGCTACAAAACCAGAACAGATCAG GTCGTGTCTGTCAGCTGAAAGCGCTCTGCTGTGGGACTGCTGTTTCAGACACTTCTTACAGCTTCAGCAACAGAAAATCCTCAGCACTGACCAAATCATCCAGCTCTTCACTCCACTACTAGTGCCAAACAATGCCACCTACACTGAGAAG GCAGGGGAGCTGTTGAAGAGGCTTCTGAGCCACGAATCTGAGACCCATCAGCCGTCAGAAAGTGAACTGTCATCTTCTTGCAGCTTGCCCTCTCTTTTGGATGACAGTGTGGAAATCAAGCCCGCCAGGCCTTCCAAAACAAATGAGCAAATTGTTGGAACACAAG GAATTCAAAGTGCTGAAGAGGACAGTGCCGACCAAAGCCCAGTGGAAAGTATTCCTATTAGAG agACCAAAGCATATCAGCTGCTTAAACAGTCTGTGGCACAAGAGAGGCAATGGAGTGATTCATCGGAGGAGGTTTCTGAACCGTCAG ACATCAACAAATTGGAGAGGTCTGAGGTGCTCCGGGACTCTTTAACGAAAAATAGCCA GAAGACTGCAAAAAGTAAAGCTTTCTCTGCTGTCCAGTCAAAGG CATTTTGGGGAGAATCTGATGACAGCAATTCTGAGATTGAAATGGCCTTGCGTCCTCAATCCCGCAACACCAGCAGCCACGACTTTGATGATTTTTATGATTAA